A stretch of the Flavobacterium aquiphilum genome encodes the following:
- a CDS encoding TonB-dependent receptor produces the protein MKKPPKSNGLLPSNLKFDLKMKLSLLFFITASFVMQASLSYSQKTKLSLNKESVSVKEIIDEIESSSEFKFLFNTKAVDLNRKVTIKVKNVPINTILDLLFKGTDNSYEIDNRMILLTKRKENKAVISTPNFINSPPKQIKGIVTDLKGQSLSGANIVEKGTKNGVTTDFDGKYSLTVSDENAILVVSFMGFDTQEVSTKGQTTINIKLKETPSGLNEVVVVGYGTQKKRDLTGSVTSIKSSELLSAPSSSTAEALQGRAAGVIVQNSSGSPSSTPTIRIRGANSLTFGNDPLVIIDGVQGGSLSSLNPNDIESTEVLKDAASLSIYGSKGANGVILVTTKTGKKGGTRISYNTYTGADHIIRQLPALNATDYSNLVNEYRIDKGQAALFSPSEIAAMGQGTNWQDAIFRDGFTTNHNLSFSGSNDNVNYFVSGSMLNKQGIVINTDFKQYTLRSNFKVQISKKFALGLNSFYSNDRARNGDSEGAINSALQWSPTKNIYEKDGIYTQPGGGVGPVSLYNPVGYANEIVNEKFSKSFIVSPTVEYKFNNYLKATSQISYKYNSDMTGYFNNQVVNAGPASNVMGSRTEANYNSFQNTNILAYHQTFGDHTLDFTSVYEITKAENRILSSSALGIPVGLGYNGISFGSTILKPYNLLSNSASESIMGRVNYSYKSKYLVSLSDRYDGASQLAEGNKYQNFYAVSLGWNLMEESFMQNMRGFLKDLKFRASYGTVGNSAVPAYSSQLLFNASVDSNNNPILTLSQIGNPNLKWETTSEKNIGIDASLFAGRVNFSAEYYSKQTDDLLMWQTVPVALGVNSILTNSGTVTNKGFDFSLGGTPVTTDNFKWNSNFVLNYNENRILALDGISDTIIYSSNADYPGLAGSFVQMVGQPMGTFMGFKYTGVWNESEASTAALYGKKPGDAKYVDINKDGKIDNSDVTIIGNAQPKVTFGWNNTFTYKNLDLNVFFQGVSGNKIYNENRIRRESFTSDAFPTNPLVTEHWTPTNQDTDVPAFQGSENINSSRWVEDGSYIRMKNISLTYNFSKLLIERSKFLSAAKIYVSGSNLLTFTKYTGFDPEASMGRDAVAAGVDRGVYPSSKSVILGLGITF, from the coding sequence ATGAAAAAACCACCAAAGTCCAATGGATTATTGCCATCGAACTTAAAATTTGATTTGAAAATGAAGCTATCACTGTTATTTTTTATCACTGCAAGCTTTGTTATGCAGGCAAGCTTGTCATATTCTCAAAAAACAAAACTCTCTTTAAATAAAGAAAGCGTTTCTGTAAAAGAAATTATTGATGAAATTGAGTCAAGCAGCGAATTTAAGTTTTTGTTTAATACCAAGGCAGTAGATTTAAATCGTAAAGTCACTATAAAAGTAAAGAATGTACCCATTAACACCATTTTGGATTTACTTTTTAAAGGCACTGATAATTCTTATGAAATAGACAATCGAATGATTTTACTGACCAAAAGAAAGGAAAACAAAGCCGTTATTTCAACTCCCAATTTTATTAATTCGCCCCCAAAGCAAATTAAAGGAATAGTAACCGACTTAAAAGGTCAATCATTATCAGGCGCAAATATTGTTGAAAAAGGGACAAAAAATGGAGTTACAACTGATTTTGACGGAAAATATTCGCTTACAGTATCAGATGAGAACGCTATTCTTGTAGTGTCATTCATGGGATTTGATACTCAGGAAGTGTCAACCAAAGGTCAAACTACTATAAATATAAAACTGAAAGAAACTCCATCAGGTTTGAACGAAGTTGTGGTAGTAGGGTACGGAACTCAAAAGAAAAGAGATTTAACGGGGTCTGTAACTAGCATTAAATCCAGTGAATTACTTTCAGCTCCAAGTTCCAGTACTGCTGAAGCATTGCAAGGAAGAGCTGCTGGGGTAATAGTTCAAAACTCAAGTGGATCTCCATCTTCGACTCCTACAATTCGTATTAGAGGAGCAAATTCATTGACTTTCGGAAATGATCCTCTTGTAATTATTGATGGTGTTCAGGGAGGTAGTTTATCAAGTTTAAATCCAAATGACATTGAATCAACTGAAGTTTTAAAAGATGCTGCATCTCTATCAATTTATGGATCAAAAGGTGCAAATGGAGTAATTCTTGTAACAACCAAAACAGGAAAAAAAGGAGGTACTCGAATTTCTTATAACACCTATACAGGAGCAGATCATATAATTCGCCAATTACCGGCCTTAAATGCAACTGACTATTCTAATTTAGTTAATGAATATAGAATTGATAAAGGACAGGCTGCTTTATTTTCTCCGTCTGAAATTGCTGCAATGGGACAAGGGACTAATTGGCAAGATGCTATTTTTAGAGATGGATTCACTACGAACCACAATCTAAGTTTTAGCGGCTCAAACGATAATGTTAATTATTTTGTTTCCGGATCTATGCTTAACAAACAAGGCATTGTTATCAATACAGATTTTAAGCAATATACCTTGCGTTCTAATTTTAAAGTGCAAATAAGCAAGAAATTTGCTTTAGGATTAAACTCTTTTTATTCAAATGACAGAGCACGTAATGGCGATTCCGAAGGTGCAATCAATTCAGCATTACAATGGTCACCAACAAAAAACATCTATGAAAAAGATGGCATCTATACACAACCGGGTGGTGGAGTAGGACCTGTTTCATTATATAATCCTGTGGGATATGCTAATGAAATTGTAAACGAAAAATTCAGCAAAAGTTTTATTGTTTCACCTACCGTTGAATATAAATTCAATAATTATTTGAAGGCTACCAGTCAAATATCATACAAATACAATAGTGATATGACAGGTTATTTTAATAATCAAGTTGTTAATGCCGGGCCTGCAAGCAATGTAATGGGAAGCAGAACTGAAGCAAACTATAATTCATTCCAAAACACCAATATTCTTGCTTATCATCAAACTTTTGGAGACCATACTCTTGATTTTACTAGCGTTTATGAAATAACAAAAGCAGAAAATAGAATTCTTAGTTCATCGGCTTTAGGTATTCCGGTTGGTTTAGGATATAATGGTATTTCATTTGGTTCAACCATACTAAAACCCTATAACTTACTTTCCAATTCGGCTTCTGAGTCAATTATGGGTAGAGTCAATTACAGTTATAAAAGTAAATATTTAGTTTCTCTTTCTGATCGATATGATGGTGCCAGTCAGCTTGCTGAGGGAAATAAATATCAAAATTTTTATGCTGTTTCTCTTGGATGGAATTTAATGGAAGAATCTTTTATGCAAAATATGAGAGGCTTTCTCAAAGATTTAAAATTTAGAGCCAGTTATGGAACAGTTGGTAATTCAGCAGTACCAGCTTATTCTTCTCAATTATTATTTAATGCATCAGTAGATTCTAATAACAATCCGATACTAACGTTAAGCCAGATAGGAAATCCTAACCTGAAATGGGAAACTACTTCTGAAAAAAACATCGGAATTGATGCCAGTTTGTTTGCCGGACGAGTAAATTTTTCGGCTGAATATTATTCTAAACAAACCGATGATTTGTTGATGTGGCAAACTGTGCCTGTAGCATTGGGAGTAAATTCAATATTGACAAATTCGGGAACGGTTACCAATAAAGGATTTGATTTTTCATTAGGAGGAACACCAGTAACCACTGATAATTTTAAATGGAATTCTAATTTCGTCTTGAATTACAATGAAAATAGAATTTTAGCATTAGACGGTATTTCAGATACTATTATTTATTCAAGTAATGCTGACTATCCTGGTTTAGCAGGATCATTCGTTCAAATGGTTGGTCAGCCCATGGGTACTTTTATGGGCTTTAAATACACTGGAGTATGGAATGAGTCGGAAGCTTCGACTGCAGCACTATACGGTAAAAAACCTGGAGATGCTAAATATGTTGACATCAATAAAGATGGGAAAATTGACAATTCAGATGTTACCATCATTGGAAATGCTCAACCTAAAGTAACATTTGGCTGGAATAATACTTTTACTTATAAAAACTTGGATCTTAATGTGTTTTTCCAAGGTGTAAGCGGAAATAAAATTTACAATGAAAATAGAATTCGTAGAGAGTCATTTACTTCTGATGCCTTTCCAACCAATCCACTTGTAACTGAACATTGGACTCCTACTAATCAGGATACAGATGTTCCGGCATTTCAAGGAAGCGAAAATATAAATTCATCTAGATGGGTTGAAGATGGATCCTATATCCGTATGAAAAACATTTCGTTAACCTATAATTTTTCTAAACTATTAATAGAAAGATCTAAATTTCTTTCAGCAGCGAAGATATATGTTAGTGGTAGTAACTTGCTGACTTTCACAAAATATACTGGATTTGATCCGGAAGCAAGTATGGGAAGAGATGCTGTAGCAGCTGGAGTTGATCGAGGTGTCTATCCTTCTTCAAAAAGTGTAATTCTAGGTTTAGGCATCACATTTTAA
- a CDS encoding FecR family protein, whose product MDFEEIEILIIKYFSQSATMADLDALNQWIEKPENQSIFEEYVKTHYAITLAMGDPDIKSVKKALFEEIKKEKKKVRKIRLYSVMKYAAIAILFLGIGFLMQKNFFNENSNKQKLVLNENEITLKLGDGNTKIIAADGTSKVYDANGKVVGKQNGKELVYTSNGEGSELVYNTLSVPNGKRFNITLSDGTIVHLNAGSSITFPIAFLKNKIRKVFLSGEAFFEVAHDKKNAFVVNASKLDVKVYGTKFNVSNYQEDNSTDVVLVEGSVSMAESAETINRKNEFFLTPGFKGTFNKENKKISNEKVNTSLYTSWMTGNLVFRDESFDNISKKLERRYNVIIINNNKNLSKETFNATIETDHESIEQVFNYFKKVYQIDYQIVENKIIIH is encoded by the coding sequence ATGGATTTCGAAGAAATTGAAATATTAATCATAAAGTACTTTTCTCAATCAGCAACTATGGCTGATTTGGATGCTTTAAACCAATGGATAGAAAAACCTGAAAATCAATCGATATTCGAGGAATATGTAAAAACACATTATGCAATTACACTGGCGATGGGTGATCCAGATATCAAATCAGTTAAAAAAGCACTTTTCGAAGAGATAAAAAAAGAAAAGAAAAAAGTACGTAAGATCAGATTGTATAGTGTAATGAAATATGCAGCAATTGCTATTTTATTTTTGGGAATAGGTTTTCTAATGCAGAAGAACTTTTTTAATGAAAATAGTAACAAGCAAAAATTAGTTTTAAATGAAAATGAAATTACTTTAAAGCTAGGCGATGGAAATACCAAAATCATTGCTGCAGATGGAACTTCAAAGGTGTATGATGCAAATGGAAAAGTAGTTGGCAAACAAAACGGAAAAGAGCTTGTTTACACAAGTAATGGAGAAGGTTCTGAATTAGTATACAATACATTAAGCGTACCCAACGGAAAGCGTTTTAATATTACATTGTCAGATGGGACAATTGTTCACCTAAATGCGGGAAGTTCAATTACATTCCCTATAGCTTTTTTGAAAAATAAAATCCGCAAAGTATTTCTTTCGGGAGAAGCTTTTTTTGAAGTAGCCCATGATAAAAAAAATGCCTTCGTAGTAAATGCAAGCAAACTGGATGTAAAAGTTTACGGTACCAAATTTAATGTAAGTAATTACCAGGAAGATAATTCAACTGACGTAGTATTAGTAGAAGGATCAGTAAGTATGGCTGAGTCAGCTGAAACAATTAATAGAAAAAATGAATTTTTCTTAACTCCTGGTTTTAAAGGAACTTTTAATAAAGAGAACAAGAAAATTTCTAATGAAAAAGTGAATACATCATTATATACTTCCTGGATGACTGGAAATTTAGTTTTTAGAGATGAATCATTCGATAATATCTCCAAAAAATTGGAAAGAAGGTATAACGTAATTATTATAAACAATAACAAAAATCTTTCCAAAGAAACATTTAATGCCACCATTGAAACAGACCATGAAAGTATTGAACAGGTTTTCAATTATTTTAAAAAGGTTTATCAAATAGATTATCAAATAGTAGAGAATAAAATAATAATCCACTAA
- a CDS encoding RNA polymerase sigma factor — translation MDFDDNVILIKSLVDGEEKAYKFLLNKFHRKLHAYAMTLVNDHSMAQDIVQNVFLNTWKSRNKLKPEFPIQSFLYKSVYNEFINSYQQNKAKMLLQQKYLESIQNVVENTDESTVERMIALINQEIKNLPPKCQQIFILSKKEGLTNIEIAEYLDVSIKTVEAQISKAFKILKEKLKDNYNMMLFLLFGYGKGNNSNL, via the coding sequence ATGGACTTTGATGATAATGTAATTTTGATAAAGAGCCTTGTAGATGGCGAGGAGAAGGCTTATAAATTTCTATTGAATAAATTTCACAGAAAATTACATGCTTATGCCATGACTTTGGTTAATGATCATTCAATGGCGCAGGATATTGTACAAAATGTGTTTTTAAATACGTGGAAAAGTAGAAATAAACTTAAACCCGAATTTCCAATACAGAGTTTTTTATATAAATCTGTTTATAATGAGTTTATAAACAGTTATCAGCAGAATAAAGCTAAAATGCTACTACAGCAAAAATACTTGGAATCAATACAGAATGTTGTTGAGAATACTGATGAAAGCACTGTCGAACGAATGATAGCGTTAATTAATCAAGAAATCAAAAACCTCCCTCCAAAATGTCAGCAAATTTTCATCCTCAGTAAAAAAGAAGGACTTACCAATATTGAAATTGCTGAATATTTGGATGTCTCTATTAAAACTGTTGAGGCACAAATTAGTAAGGCGTTTAAAATTCTTAAGGAGAAATTAAAAGATAATTATAATATGATGTTGTTTTTGCTTTTTGGTTACGGAAAAGGGAATAACAGCAATTTATAA